Proteins from a genomic interval of Crassostrea angulata isolate pt1a10 chromosome 7, ASM2561291v2, whole genome shotgun sequence:
- the LOC128155232 gene encoding uncharacterized protein LOC128155232, producing the protein MKGAIGTAILFYSLCCVVSLPLHNIFKRNATHQKRNSESDAHAHILAEYIFDSTASNARIVTHQDISDFYKSVFEYDDYMADQISRRYIEWGDVNGDGALTKEELTIAIRNHYP; encoded by the exons atgaaGGGGGCTATTGGAACGGCGATTCTCTTCTACTCTTTATGCTGTGTTGTGTCGTTACCATTGCATAACATATTTAAACGAAATGCCACACATCAAAAG AGGAACTCTGAATCCGATGCTCACGCCCACATTCTAGCAGAGTATATCTTTGACAGTACTGCTAGCAATGCGCGTATTGTTACCCACCAAGACATTAGTGATTTTTACAAAAGTGTTTTTGAATACGACGATTACATGGCTGACCAAATAAGCAGACGATACATTGAATGGGGTGATGTAAATGGCGACGGTGCACTCACGAAAGAAG AACTGACAATTGCGATTCGGAACCATTACCCATAA